A genomic stretch from Anticarsia gemmatalis isolate Benzon Research Colony breed Stoneville strain chromosome 26, ilAntGemm2 primary, whole genome shotgun sequence includes:
- the LOC142984249 gene encoding uncharacterized protein LOC142984249: protein MSDNTMENFQQCPLKLHIQDIFRAKTSDNKYIYELFGMTFKNVMIHGVITSIYNTSDTTTNMELSDATGSVQIYYDSTKSNTNTSPAILKDLYYGFSVATRSGNDNVTIMSTLLDRMSKKPINFAEGEYLSVVGDIFVDDKSVRMVSAYDCTKTSVERDIAWIEELRYLYEKYYLRNK, encoded by the coding sequence ATGAGTGACAATACAATGGAAAATTTCCAACAATGTCCTCTAAAATTGCACATTCAAGACATATTTCGCGCCAAAACATCAGACAACAAATACATCTATGAATTATTCGGAATGACATTCAAGAATGTAATGATACACGGCGTAATTACATCTATCTACAATACATCAGACACCACAACGAATATGGAGCTCTCCGACGCTACGGGATCTGTTCAAATTTATTATGATAGCACGAAGAGTAATACAAATACATCACCCGCCATTTTGAAAGATTTATATTATGGGTTTTCTGTAGCAACGAGATCAGGCAATGACAACGTAACCATTATGTCTACTTTGTTGGACCGTATGTCGAAAAAGCCTATTAATTTCGCAGAGGGAGAGTATTTGAGTGTTGTCGGAGATATTTTTGTTGATGACAAAAGTGTGAGAATGGTTTCGGCGTACGATTGTACAAAAACATCTGTTGAAAGAGATATTGCATGGATTGAAGAACTTCgatatttatatgaaaagtattatctacgaaataaataa